One part of the Arabidopsis thaliana chromosome 1 sequence genome encodes these proteins:
- a CDS encoding RNI-like superfamily protein (RNI-like superfamily protein; BEST Arabidopsis thaliana protein match is: F-box/RNI-like superfamily protein (TAIR:AT4G15475.1); Has 30201 Blast hits to 17322 proteins in 780 species: Archae - 12; Bacteria - 1396; Metazoa - 17338; Fungi - 3422; Plants - 5037; Viruses - 0; Other Eukaryotes - 2996 (source: NCBI BLink).), whose translation MDLPEECWELICKAIDEDDYRFLESVSLVSTLFLSITNRVRSTFVVTDRAVPLLNRHLLRFRNLKRIRFSDFTQDLNSILLQVSRSGLDFESVDVSQTRYFPDFEMKNVKELKCYGVGGFSDSDLVSIGVNFPLLEKLDISYPNSSPSRVSDSGVIELSSNLKGLLKINISGNSFITDKSLIALSQNCLLLREIIFRDCDFISSDCIKFVLRNSRNLESLAINGIGLRPRESLLTDAFLFARCLTELDLSDSFLSDDLLCLIASAKLPLKKLLLSDCHGFTFDGILYLLDKYQSLVHLNLKGANFLSDEMVMKLGMFFRRLTFLNLSFCSKLTGLAFFSIIERCVSLRCMIMVGTNFGVEEYTKDTKDFKSGVKFLYLSRNHNLLDECLEKISRHCPFIESLDVAQCPGITRDGILEVWRNCGKLRSLDISRCTGIKSLGVVDFELPKLESLRACGTWIDDEALDMISKKCRGLLHLDLQGCLNVSSRGVKEVVQSCIRLREINLKYCEADKKMYTWMVFANPSLRKIVPPCGFSPTKALKNFFLRHGCVVSQDSSELLSIAYRANGRDDDTLTRLII comes from the coding sequence ATGGATTTACCTGAAGAATGTTGGGAATTAATCTGCAAAGCTATCGATGAAGACGATTATCGATTCCTGGAATCTGTTTCACTCGTATCAACCTTGTTCCTCTCAATCACCAATCGCGTTCGCTCTACTTTCGTCGTCACCGATCGAGCTGTTCCTTTACTCAATCGTCATCTCCTTCGATTCCGCAACTTGAAGCGAATCAGGTTCTCTGATTTCACTCAGGATCTCAATTCGATTCTTCTCCAGGTTTCTCGTTCCGGTTTGGATTTCGAATCGGTAGATGTCTCGCAAACGCGCTATTTCCCAGATTTTGAGATGAAGAATGTCAAGGAATTGAAATGTTATGGAGTTGGAGGTTTTAGTGATAGCGATCTGGTTTCCATCGGAGTGAATTTTCCGTTGCTAGAGAAGCTGGACATTAGCTATCCTAATTCAAGTCCGAGTCGAGTCTCTGATTCTGGTGTTATCGAGCTTTCCTCGAATCTCAAAGGTTTGTTGAAGATTAACATTTCTGGTAATAGTTTCATCACAGATAAATCTTTGATTGCTCTCTCGCAGAATTGTCTTCTCTTGAGAGAGATAATCTTCCGTGACTGTGATTTCATTTCGTCGGATTGCATCAAATTCGTTCTTCGCAATTCCCGTAACTTGGAGTCTCTTGCGATCAACGGAATCGGATTGAGACCGAGGGAGTCTTTGTTAACCGATGCGTTCTTGTTTGCTCGTTGTTTGACTGAGCTTGATCTTTCGGATTCGTTTTTGTCTGATGACTTGCTCTGTTTGATTGCTAGTGCTAAGTTACCTCtaaagaagcttcttctctccgATTGCCACGGTTTTACTTTTGATGGGATCTTGTATCTGCTGGACAAGTACCAATCACTAGTTCACTTGAACCTCAAAGGAGCAAATTTCCTCTCTGATGAGATGGTTATGAAATTAGGGATGTTCTTTCGGCGTTTAACCTTTTTGAATCTGAGTTTCTGTTCCAAGTTAACTGGTCTAGCATTCTTTAGTATTATTGAAAGATGTGTTTCCCTGAGGTGCATGATAATGGTAGGGACGAACTTTGGAGTGGAAGAATATACCAAGGATACGAAGGATTTCAAGTCAGGGGTCAAGTTTTTGTACTTATCTAGAAACCACAATTTGCTCGATGAGTGTCTCGAAAAGATATCACGGCATTGCCCTTTTATAGAAAGTCTTGACGTAGCTCAGTGTCCTGGCATCACGAGAGATGGGATTCTTGAAGTTTGGAGGAATTGTGGCAAGCTAAGATCTTTGGACATCAGCAGATGTACGGGCATAAAGAGTCTTGGTGTAGTAGACTTTGAGCTTCCAAAGTTGGAGTCTTTGCGAGCATGTGGAACTTGGATCGACGATGAAGCCTTAGATATGATCAGCAAAAAGTGTCGAGGGTTGTTGCATCTTGATCTGCAAGGATGCTTGAATGTGAGTTCAAGAGGGGTGAAGGAAGTTGTGCAGAGCTGCATACGTTTAAGAGAGATTAACCTCAAGTATTGTGAAGCTGATAAGAAAATGTACACTTGGATGGTTTTTGCAAATCCATCTCTTAGGAAAATCGTACCGCCATGTGGGTTTTCTCCAACTAAAGCACTCAAGAACTTCTTTCTGCGTCATGGATGTGTAGTCTCCCAGGATTCTTCTGAGTTGCTTTCTATAGCATACCGTGCCAATGGAAGAGATGATGACACATTGACTAGACTGATTATTTGA
- a CDS encoding S15/NS1, RNA-binding protein (S15/NS1, RNA-binding protein; FUNCTIONS IN: structural constituent of ribosome; INVOLVED IN: translation; LOCATED IN: small ribosomal subunit, ribosome, intracellular, chloroplast; EXPRESSED IN: 22 plant structures; EXPRESSED DURING: 13 growth stages; CONTAINS InterPro DOMAIN/s: Ribosomal protein S15 (InterPro:IPR000589), Ribosomal protein S15, bacterial-type (InterPro:IPR005290), S15/NS1, RNA-binding (InterPro:IPR009068); BEST Arabidopsis thaliana protein match is: S15/NS1, RNA-binding protein (TAIR:AT1G15810.1); Has 7972 Blast hits to 7972 proteins in 2715 species: Archae - 0; Bacteria - 5433; Metazoa - 85; Fungi - 116; Plants - 310; Viruses - 0; Other Eukaryotes - 2028 (source: NCBI BLink).), with the protein MALHLARPKQRLHSNPSLIHLFSTSSSSSSSSPQDGNESNEQPSQSSSDYKISSYFSGIRSSLKQTQSQDGKRQFVRFDAKPQNSLSGNQDIRRNLNEFRSRATAPPPRDMQDLFKQNVLSKSGGTRRIEGVPLTNIKANLRQMRPQQATTESKWANLSGIQNIMKTNINDNIRSNVIGGAAEGLPHSVVGKELEEEDVTEEEMKSEFIKSYDPIELGEKLRLYRPEGKKEEGWFSLQELNQRLVKLRAMEEEQFQKTSIVHPSFVNNLRSEFHKFTKAQKSDPFQNTNIWGVLSGTPKYMLEPPKDQLVETYFHPDNMSSAEKMKIELAKVREEFKMSESDCGSARVQVAQLTTKIKHLSSVLHKKDKHSRKGLIAMVQRRKKLLKYMRRTDWDSYCLSLSKLGLRDNPDYKF; encoded by the exons ATGGCGCTTCATCTCGCCAGACCAAAACAAAGGTTACATTCGAATCCATCTCTCATTCACCTTTTCTcaacctcctcctcctcctcctcatcatcACCTCAAGACGGGAACGAATCTAATGAACAGCCCTCTCAATCATCGTCGGATTATAAAATCTCTTCCTACTTCAGTGGTATCAGAAGCAGTCTCAAACAGACTCAGTCTCAGGACGGGAAGAGACAGTTCGTCAGATTCGATGCCAAACCTCAGAATTCGCTTTCCGGTAACCAGGATATCAGGAGGAATCTGAACGAGTTCCGAAGTAGAGCAACAGCTCCGCCGCCGAGGGATATGCAGGATCTTTTCAAGCAGAATGTGTTATCAAAATCTGGAGGGACTCGTAGAATCGAAGGTGTGCCATTAACAAACATAAAGGCGAACTTAAGGCAGATGAGACCACAACAAGCAACCACTGAGAGCAAATGGGCCAATTTATCTGGGATTCAGAACATTATGAAGACGAACATCAATGATAATATCCGTTCAAATGTAATCGGAGGAGCAGCAGAAGGATTGCCACATTCAGTGGTTGGGAAGgagttagaagaagaagatgtgaCAGAGGAGGAGATGAAATCAGAGTTTATCAAGAGCTATGATCCAATAGAACTGGGAGAGAAACTAAGATTGTATAGGCCTGagggaaagaaagaagaaggttggttcTCATTACAGGAGCTCAATCAGAGGCTTGTTAAGCTCAGGGCCATGGAAGAGGAACAATTCCAGAAAACGAGTATAGTGCATCCCTCCTTCGTCAACAACTTGAGGTCTGAGTTTCATAAGTTCACCAAGGCTCAGAAATCAGATCCCT TTCAGAATACGAATATTTGGGGAGTTTTAAGTGGTACCCCAAAGTATATGCTCGAGCCTCCAAAAGATCAACTAGTTGAAACT TATTTCCATCCGGATAACATGTCATCTgcggagaagatgaaaatcgAGCTTGCAAAGGTCAGAGAAGAGTTCAAGATGTCAGAATCGGATTGTGGTTCTGCACGTGTTCAAG TGGCGCAACTGACCACTAAGATCAAGCATCTATCCTCGGTTCTACATAAAAAG GACAAGCATTCGCGGAAAGGACTTATAGCAATGGTGCAGAGACGGAAGAAGCTGTTGAAGTATATGAGAAGAACGGACTGGGATTCTTACTGCCTTTCACTGTCAAAACTCGGCCTTCGTGACAACCCGGATTacaagttttga